The genome window TAACACCTTCCCATTGTGCAATATCAATACTATCGCTCCAGTTTAGCGTCGCATTACCAGTTAGTGTGTCTCTAACGGCCAATAGCACGGCACATTCCCGAATCAGGTCCGGGTTGCTCTGGGAATTGGACACTGCGATATCGCTGGCCTGAAGCGGTTGAAAAAGAAAAAGAACGAGAAATGAGATTGTACAATTTATGGCCTGTGCCAAACGGATAAGCGAAGCATAGGATAGAAACTGACACATGATTTCTCTCTTCTTTATTCAGGATTCATTAGCCTGGAGAGCAATTTATCTGCTTCAGCCTTTTCTATGCGCTTTCCATTAACTTCAGAGACCAATTTGATTGCAGTCCAGGCAGGAGAATAGCCCCCTCTCAATTCTGCGGATTTGCGAAAACTTTCAAGAGATTCATTGACTTCTCCCATAGAAAACTGGACAACCCCGAGCCAATAGTAAATCATAAAATTCTTGGCCCCACGATTTGGAAACAGCGTTAGTGCTTTGTTGAGATATTCAAGCGCACTTTTTTTATTTCCATCAGAAAAATAACTCAAAGCCAGCACCAAATGTGCTGTTTGATATTTTCCATCTGCCAGATTGATGGCTTTTTGAGACAGTTCTTTTGCTTTTTTGTATTCGTGCTTTCTATCTACTATACGTGCCAGACTCATCCATCCAACAGGATCATCTCCACGCTGTTGAATCGCCTGTTGAATCACCTGTTCTGCTTTAGTCAGTTTCTCCATTTTGATATACACATCTGCCAACAATATCTTGAAAAAATAGGGTGTATCGAGTTTCAAAAATCGATCAAAGTAATTTGATGCCGTGACGAACTGTTCCGACTTAAAACGGCCATAGCCGACCAATAAAAGTGACAACGGATTTGCCCTATTATTTGGCACCAGAGATATGTCTTGTTCTCGTTGTTTGGGGAGTACGAGAAAGATACCGTTTCTTCCTCGCTTCCAATATTCTTGAAAGTCGGCCAGAGGAAGTTTGTGCAATTTGTGGATTGCAGGATCATTGACAATAATGACATCGCGCTGATAATCAATCCCAACAACGGTTACAGTATGACTCAGGTCTGGGTCTTGATCAGCTATCAAAGCAACAGGGGGACATCCTGACTTGAGGGCTTCTTCTATTTGCTCGAAATCCCAATTAAAATAGTGAATAGACAGTTCGGGAAATGCCTCTGATAGTGCGTAAAGTGCTGACAGATTATCCTCAACCCGGTCTTCCAGCGTCAACCAATCTTCGGCCTGATTTTCAGCACCGTCCCAATATCTCATCACAGATAAAATTGCGGCTTTAAGGCAAGTGACACCTCGCCCTTGAGCGTAAAATGGCACCTGGGATACAAATAAACGTTCACCGCCCTTGTCCTGATTCAGATTCTCAAGGGCGTGCGTTGCATAATCGATGTCTATCTTAGTTGTGGCATTTTTCTTCAGCATATTAAAATAAAATTTAGAACTATCCACTTGACCGATTTCATAAAAAGTCTCAGCTACCATAAGAAGTATATCTTTATCAGGATGTTGCTTTTTGTTTCCGAGTTGGTCAGCGTAAATGCTTTGCTTTAAGTAGGGGAACGCGTTTTCAAACTTCTCCAGATAAAAGAGGGTTTCGCCTTTTCTTCGTATAGCCCGACGATTTTCTTCAACCCGATCAAGGATCGCAAGAGCTTGATCAAAAAACCCTACTTTTAAGTTTAGCACTGCAAGCGCAATGTTATTGTGAACATCTTCAGGGCTATTCTTCAATGCGCTTTCTGATAGCTCAATCGCTTTTCGATATAATTTTAGTCCCTCATAAATTGCCGCAAGATTTATTTTTATCTCACTATTATCCGGATCAATTTCCAATCCTCTTTCACCAATTTCCCGTGCCAGTACCCACTTCTGTTGTTTTATGTATATCGCAGAAAGATTGCGATAAGCATTTGGCGTGTGCAAACCCAGACCCATCGCCCGTTCAAGTCCTTTTGCTGCCGATTCATAATTATTCTGAAAAAAAGCAACGGTCCCCAGGCCATAGTACGCTTCGGCAAATAAACTATCGCAGTGGATAGCTTGCTGAAAATGTTCATCAGCTAAGTTTAATCGTCCTAAACGCCCAAAACTTTTACCAATCAGAGTGTGGGCCTGGGCAGAACAAGAATCTGCTTTGAGAACTTCTGCTGCTGTCTGGATACAGCTTTGATAATCTTTGTTCGCATAAAAGGTCTCTGCACGGCGCAACAACTCACTACCAGCAGAAAACCCAGGGAGTATGAGAATCAAAAGCCACAGGCATTTTGATAGACCACTCATTTCAATAACCTCGGTCTGGGTGTAATCAGACAATCCATAATTAAAGATAAATCGGCGTGTAGGAATATAATTTCTGAACAAATTATACCAAGGAATTTCAAAAAAAGGGCTGGCTTTCACATTCTCATGTCGCGTCTGTCTGTTGGTGCTGGCCGATGAAACCAATAACGACGCGCTTCTTGCTCTTGTCCCAATCAAAGGCGATCCGTATGGTATAGCGCGCATCCCTACTGCTCCCTGTTCCGATGTGCTTTTTTAGCCAATGGGTCTTGTGACCAACTTTAGTGGTGTACCAATCCTCGTACTTGTTCATTGTTATATCGCTCTGGTGCCCCTTGTACCACCACTTACACGCTTTCCGAATGGACACATCGGGATTTGTTAGACTGATCTCTCCTATGCGAGTCCCATAATACGTGGTCGCCAGCCATTGCAACGCGTCCCACACGGCTTTGGGATGCTTGAATGGGTTATCTTCAACGCGCGATTTCCCATTAAGCTGGAAGATTAGTTTATCATCAAATCTTTTGGTGTTTAGCTTCTCACCACGTTGCTCATAAGCCTTGCATTATCCATAA of Gemmatimonadota bacterium contains these proteins:
- a CDS encoding tetratricopeptide repeat protein, which gives rise to MRAIPYGSPLIGTRARSASLLVSSASTNRQTRHENVKASPFFEIPWYNLFRNYIPTRRFIFNYGLSDYTQTEVIEMSGLSKCLWLLILILPGFSAGSELLRRAETFYANKDYQSCIQTAAEVLKADSCSAQAHTLIGKSFGRLGRLNLADEHFQQAIHCDSLFAEAYYGLGTVAFFQNNYESAAKGLERAMGLGLHTPNAYRNLSAIYIKQQKWVLAREIGERGLEIDPDNSEIKINLAAIYEGLKLYRKAIELSESALKNSPEDVHNNIALAVLNLKVGFFDQALAILDRVEENRRAIRRKGETLFYLEKFENAFPYLKQSIYADQLGNKKQHPDKDILLMVAETFYEIGQVDSSKFYFNMLKKNATTKIDIDYATHALENLNQDKGGERLFVSQVPFYAQGRGVTCLKAAILSVMRYWDGAENQAEDWLTLEDRVEDNLSALYALSEAFPELSIHYFNWDFEQIEEALKSGCPPVALIADQDPDLSHTVTVVGIDYQRDVIIVNDPAIHKLHKLPLADFQEYWKRGRNGIFLVLPKQREQDISLVPNNRANPLSLLLVGYGRFKSEQFVTASNYFDRFLKLDTPYFFKILLADVYIKMEKLTKAEQVIQQAIQQRGDDPVGWMSLARIVDRKHEYKKAKELSQKAINLADGKYQTAHLVLALSYFSDGNKKSALEYLNKALTLFPNRGAKNFMIYYWLGVVQFSMGEVNESLESFRKSAELRGGYSPAWTAIKLVSEVNGKRIEKAEADKLLSRLMNPE